One segment of Vibrio gazogenes DNA contains the following:
- a CDS encoding IclR family transcriptional regulator: MQSVHKTFEVLEIVATASDGMSLDALCKVIPYPKTTVHRICKCLCQCGYLRQAENGKYYLTTKMITLGYSVIHHDTFVTEAAPYMATLAERVGFTVNLQRRDFDKVILLKKEEPKNSVFHTNAHAGLASSLLHSACGKVVLSYFSPDEQQKCWESHRHDLANFRHFGQAEIHAENDFYRELALIRQQGFAVDGEGNESGITCIAVPLETDQMVNYAISVSGLTPEIHRFGQTQLLAQLREVVGALGGKIA, translated from the coding sequence ATGCAATCCGTACATAAAACCTTTGAAGTCCTAGAGATTGTTGCTACCGCCTCGGATGGGATGAGCCTTGATGCTTTGTGCAAGGTGATACCGTATCCGAAAACCACGGTACACAGAATCTGTAAATGCCTGTGTCAGTGTGGTTATCTCCGTCAGGCAGAGAATGGAAAATACTATCTGACGACGAAGATGATCACCTTAGGTTATTCGGTGATCCATCATGATACGTTTGTCACGGAAGCCGCCCCCTACATGGCTACGCTTGCCGAGCGAGTCGGATTTACGGTCAACTTACAACGGCGTGATTTTGATAAAGTGATTCTGTTGAAAAAAGAAGAACCTAAAAATTCGGTCTTTCATACTAATGCTCATGCCGGATTGGCCTCGTCGTTGCTGCATTCCGCTTGCGGTAAAGTGGTCTTATCCTATTTCTCCCCGGATGAACAGCAGAAGTGCTGGGAGAGTCATCGACACGATTTGGCGAATTTTCGTCATTTCGGTCAGGCAGAAATCCATGCGGAGAATGATTTTTACCGAGAGCTGGCACTCATCAGGCAGCAAGGATTTGCGGTTGACGGGGAAGGTAATGAATCTGGGATTACCTGTATTGCTGTGCCACTGGAAACGGATCAAATGGTCAACTATGCCATCAGTGTCTCGGGGCTGACACCTGAAATCCATCGATTTGGTCAGACGCAATTACTGGCGCAGCTGCGGGAAGTGGTTGGGGCGCTGGGAGGAAAAATAGCTTAA
- the gluQRS gene encoding tRNA glutamyl-Q(34) synthetase GluQRS produces the protein MSNYIGRFAPSPSGPLHFGSLVAALGSYFQAHAMNGEWLVRIEDLDPPREMPGAADLILKTLEAYGLHWDRTVWYQSHRHPVYQAQIDEWLAQGQAYYCRCTRKQIKASGGYYNGACRHRQLTPQPGYAVRLRVETPITQFDDEKHGKIEIPLALAQEDFTIKRRDGLFAYNLAVVLDDIDQGITQVVRGADLIEPTGRQISLYQQLGHPPVSYLHLPLAVDQAGHKLSKQNHAPAIDLHNPRPTLIQAMKFLGFQLPVDIEAAELSEIVAWGCQNWHIHQLPETFEITR, from the coding sequence ATGAGTAATTATATCGGGCGCTTTGCCCCTTCTCCTTCCGGCCCATTGCATTTTGGCTCCCTTGTTGCGGCATTAGGCAGCTATTTTCAGGCTCACGCCATGAACGGAGAATGGTTGGTCAGAATTGAAGATCTCGATCCACCACGGGAAATGCCCGGCGCTGCGGATCTCATCCTGAAAACCCTCGAAGCCTATGGGCTTCACTGGGATCGAACGGTTTGGTATCAAAGTCATCGTCATCCGGTTTATCAAGCGCAGATTGATGAGTGGCTTGCTCAAGGTCAGGCATACTATTGTCGTTGTACCCGAAAACAAATCAAAGCCTCTGGCGGCTATTACAATGGTGCCTGCCGCCACCGACAACTGACCCCGCAGCCCGGATATGCCGTTCGCTTACGCGTGGAGACACCAATTACTCAGTTTGACGATGAAAAACATGGTAAAATTGAGATCCCGCTAGCATTAGCACAAGAAGATTTTACGATCAAACGCCGGGATGGTTTGTTTGCGTACAACCTGGCAGTGGTACTCGATGATATTGACCAAGGCATCACGCAAGTTGTCCGCGGTGCCGATTTGATTGAGCCGACCGGACGCCAAATCAGCCTCTATCAACAATTGGGTCACCCCCCGGTCAGTTACCTTCATTTACCACTAGCCGTTGATCAAGCCGGTCATAAACTCTCGAAACAAAATCATGCACCAGCGATTGATCTACACAACCCACGGCCAACCCTGATTCAAGCTATGAAATTTCTCGGCTTTCAGCTCCCCGTCGATATCGAGGCAGCAGAACTGTCGGAAATTGTTGCTTGGGGCTGTCAAAACTGGCATATTCATCAACTCCCAGAGACGTTTGAAATCACACGATGA
- the dksA gene encoding RNA polymerase-binding protein DksA has protein sequence MTESKKKSLGILAIAGVEPYQEQPGEEYMSPGQIAHFTKILQAWRNQLREEVERTVHHMQDEAANFPDPVDRASQEEEFSLELRNRDRERRLIKKIEKTLSKIEEEDFGFCESCGVEIGVRRLEARPTADLCIDCKTLAEIKERQMQG, from the coding sequence ATGACAGAATCCAAAAAAAAATCGCTAGGCATCCTAGCCATCGCAGGTGTTGAGCCATATCAGGAACAACCGGGTGAAGAATACATGTCACCGGGCCAGATCGCTCATTTTACAAAAATTTTACAAGCTTGGCGCAACCAACTTAGAGAAGAAGTTGAGCGGACTGTCCACCATATGCAGGACGAAGCGGCTAACTTCCCGGATCCTGTTGATCGTGCATCTCAGGAAGAAGAGTTCAGCTTGGAGCTTCGCAATAGGGATAGAGAGCGTCGTTTAATCAAGAAGATCGAAAAAACACTAAGTAAGATTGAAGAAGAAGACTTCGGTTTCTGTGAATCTTGTGGTGTTGAGATTGGTGTTCGTCGCCTTGAAGCACGTCCAACCGCTGATTTATGCATTGACTGTAAAACGCTTGCAGAAATCAAAGAAAGACAAATGCAAGGTTAA
- the hrpB gene encoding ATP-dependent helicase HrpB yields the protein MAELLAAIADCPQVILKAPPGAGKSTGLPLALLQQNIITGKMIMLEPRRLAARNIANYLASQLGESVGETIGLRVRGMTQVSAHTRLEIVTEGVMTRMLQQDPELKGIDLLIFDEFHERNLDADISLALALEVQEALRDDLKLLIMSATLDGAALQGILPAAGYIESTGRSYPVEVYYKTPAAGGRLIETAAKEISSLFSRETGSMLVFLPGAGEIQRLAQQLDGQLTEDVLVCPLYGQLSVSQQQQAIAPAPIGKRKVVLATNIAETSLTIEGIRMVVDCGLERLAQWDPKTGISRLESVRISRASAEQRAGRAGRLAPGICLRLYSEEMLARQPVAQQPEILRADLTSLAMELAQWGCRSPSDLQWLDCPPEQALKQAESLLARLGVTDDGRLTEIGSAISQFGVEPRHGAMLWRAKQHGASVAATAVMLVALLEEPPRGNANPDLHFQLNLVESGALPRSQFYLKRARKLFTKLGYSAQPLKVSHEWVAPLLAAGFPDRIALSRGQSSRYRLANGQGAMMLPDEPLADEALLVVADIVKTQQGDSRIFSAVRADQAMLQQVLPHLFTWREWFDWDDNKGRLTAEKHLCCGKLVLERQSLGEPDADKAAEALLNAVVRKGLSILPWNPAARNLLERSRCARDWLPELGIPAMDDETLLNEAAQWLLPYMTGMKTLKALAQLDLVAALEARIGWDVKQRLDHALPTHYVVPTGSRYPIRYQQGQAPALAVKLQEMFGEQSSPRIAQGQIALVLELLSPAQRPLQITRDLAAFWQGAYREVQKEMKGRYPKHPWPDDPANHQPTKKIKKQL from the coding sequence ATGGCTGAATTACTGGCAGCGATTGCCGATTGTCCTCAGGTCATTTTGAAAGCACCACCCGGTGCCGGGAAATCCACAGGTTTGCCGCTTGCTTTACTTCAGCAAAACATCATTACCGGCAAAATGATTATGTTGGAACCACGTCGACTCGCAGCGCGGAATATTGCCAATTATCTGGCTTCACAATTGGGAGAGTCGGTTGGCGAAACCATTGGTCTTCGGGTGCGGGGCATGACTCAAGTGAGCGCTCATACACGACTTGAAATAGTGACCGAAGGTGTGATGACGCGGATGCTGCAACAAGATCCCGAGCTGAAAGGGATTGATTTACTGATATTTGATGAGTTTCATGAGCGAAACTTAGATGCGGACATCTCACTGGCACTGGCATTAGAAGTACAAGAAGCATTACGCGACGATCTGAAATTACTGATTATGTCGGCCACGCTCGATGGCGCGGCTTTACAGGGCATATTGCCAGCGGCGGGTTACATTGAATCGACAGGGCGCAGTTATCCGGTCGAAGTGTATTATAAGACGCCCGCGGCCGGGGGACGGCTGATTGAAACCGCTGCGAAAGAAATTTCATCGCTGTTTTCACGTGAAACCGGCTCCATGCTGGTCTTCTTGCCCGGGGCTGGCGAGATTCAACGTCTCGCCCAACAGCTTGACGGGCAATTGACGGAGGATGTGTTGGTATGTCCGCTTTATGGTCAGCTTTCCGTGTCCCAGCAACAGCAGGCGATTGCACCGGCACCGATAGGCAAACGAAAAGTCGTGTTGGCAACCAATATTGCTGAAACCAGTTTGACCATCGAAGGGATTCGCATGGTTGTCGATTGCGGGCTTGAACGACTTGCTCAATGGGATCCGAAAACGGGGATTAGCCGACTTGAGTCTGTGCGTATCTCACGAGCCTCGGCTGAACAGCGAGCCGGACGAGCCGGGCGGTTAGCGCCCGGTATTTGTCTGCGTCTTTACAGTGAGGAAATGTTAGCCCGACAGCCGGTGGCACAACAGCCGGAGATCTTACGGGCTGACCTCACTTCGCTGGCAATGGAACTGGCACAGTGGGGATGCCGTTCACCCTCGGATTTACAGTGGTTAGATTGCCCGCCAGAACAGGCCCTCAAACAAGCGGAGTCGCTATTGGCTCGGCTGGGAGTGACTGATGATGGACGACTGACTGAGATAGGCAGTGCTATTTCACAGTTCGGGGTTGAGCCGCGGCACGGGGCAATGTTATGGCGTGCCAAACAGCATGGTGCATCTGTGGCTGCGACGGCAGTGATGTTAGTGGCGTTACTCGAAGAACCGCCAAGAGGAAACGCGAATCCTGATTTGCATTTTCAACTGAACTTAGTTGAAAGTGGTGCTTTGCCACGCAGCCAGTTTTACTTAAAACGTGCGAGGAAGCTATTCACGAAACTCGGGTATTCAGCACAACCGCTCAAGGTCTCTCATGAATGGGTCGCTCCTTTACTGGCAGCCGGTTTTCCCGACCGGATTGCATTATCGCGTGGTCAGTCTAGTCGTTACCGATTAGCCAATGGTCAGGGGGCGATGATGTTGCCGGATGAACCTCTGGCTGATGAAGCATTATTAGTCGTGGCTGACATTGTCAAAACGCAGCAGGGCGATAGTCGGATTTTTTCAGCGGTCCGTGCCGATCAAGCGATGTTGCAACAGGTACTCCCCCATCTGTTTACGTGGCGGGAATGGTTCGATTGGGATGATAATAAAGGACGACTGACCGCAGAAAAGCACCTGTGTTGTGGAAAGTTAGTACTGGAACGCCAGTCTTTAGGTGAACCTGATGCCGATAAGGCTGCTGAAGCTTTGCTGAATGCAGTGGTGCGAAAAGGCTTATCGATTTTGCCGTGGAATCCGGCCGCACGGAACTTACTTGAGCGATCGCGATGTGCACGAGACTGGTTACCCGAGTTAGGTATTCCCGCAATGGATGATGAAACGTTGCTTAATGAAGCGGCGCAATGGCTACTGCCTTATATGACAGGGATGAAAACATTGAAGGCGTTAGCGCAGCTTGATTTAGTCGCAGCGCTTGAGGCGCGTATCGGGTGGGATGTGAAGCAACGACTCGACCATGCGTTGCCTACGCACTATGTGGTGCCGACGGGCTCACGCTATCCCATCCGTTATCAACAAGGACAAGCGCCGGCTCTGGCGGTGAAATTACAGGAGATGTTCGGAGAACAGTCTTCTCCTCGGATTGCTCAGGGCCAAATTGCTTTAGTGCTTGAATTACTTTCACCGGCACAAAGGCCGTTGCAAATTACCCGTGATCTGGCGGCTTTCTGGCAAGGGGCCTACCGTGAAGTGCAGAAAGAGATGAAAGGACGATACCCCAAGCATCCCTGGCCGGATGATCCTGCCAACCACCAACCGACCAAAAAGATCAAAAAACAGCTGTAG
- the sfsA gene encoding DNA/RNA nuclease SfsA gives MQFAPPLSPAVLLKRYKRFLADIQLPDGTTTTIHCANTGAMTGCATPGDTVWFSRSDNPKRKYPFSWELTETTHGHRICVNTIRANTLACEAIESGIIEELQGYDTLRTEVKYGQENSRIDILLSADSRPDCYIEVKSVTLLEYSPLDAKPSGQGYFPDAVTTRGQKHLRELIEVARNGKRAILLFTVLHSGIEKVSAALHIDATYSRLLEEAQKEGVEVLCYKAELSKYEMKLVSKIEWISESIKY, from the coding sequence ATGCAGTTTGCTCCCCCGTTAAGTCCCGCTGTCCTGTTAAAACGTTACAAACGTTTTCTGGCTGATATTCAATTGCCCGATGGCACGACCACCACTATCCACTGCGCCAATACAGGCGCGATGACAGGCTGTGCAACGCCCGGTGACACGGTATGGTTTTCGCGTTCGGACAACCCCAAACGCAAGTATCCGTTCAGTTGGGAGTTGACGGAAACAACACACGGACATCGGATTTGTGTCAATACGATTCGTGCCAATACACTGGCTTGTGAAGCCATTGAGTCGGGTATTATCGAAGAGCTTCAGGGATATGACACCTTACGTACCGAAGTGAAATACGGTCAGGAGAACAGTCGGATCGATATTCTCCTCAGTGCCGACTCTAGGCCGGACTGCTACATTGAAGTGAAAAGTGTCACGTTACTTGAGTATTCTCCCCTAGATGCCAAGCCATCCGGTCAGGGATACTTCCCGGATGCGGTCACGACTCGAGGACAAAAACACCTTCGAGAACTCATTGAGGTTGCTCGAAATGGAAAACGAGCCATACTTTTATTTACTGTATTACACTCAGGGATTGAAAAAGTATCGGCTGCCCTCCATATAGACGCGACATATTCACGTTTGTTGGAAGAAGCTCAAAAGGAAGGCGTGGAAGTCCTGTGCTACAAAGCAGAACTCTCCAAATATGAAATGAAACTTGTATCAAAGATAGAATGGATCAGCGAATCAATAAAATATTGA
- the panB gene encoding 3-methyl-2-oxobutanoate hydroxymethyltransferase: MKKITINNLMRWKQEGRKFASVTAYDASFAQLFESQDMPVLLVGDSLGMVLQGRTDTLPVTIEDMAYHTRCVKAGSPNSLLMADMPFMSYATPVQACENAAKLMQAGANMVKIEGGHWLVETVKMLTERAVPVCAHLGLTPQSVNIFGGYKIQGREQQQAEQMLHDALALQEAGAQIVLLECVPSKLAAQITQALEVPVIGIGAGADTDGQVLVMHDMLGISANYMPKFSKNFLAETGDIRQAVAKYMEDVEHGIFPDEEHTIA, encoded by the coding sequence ATGAAAAAAATTACGATAAATAATTTGATGCGCTGGAAACAAGAAGGCCGTAAGTTTGCATCCGTAACCGCTTACGATGCCAGTTTCGCGCAACTTTTCGAGAGCCAGGATATGCCTGTGCTACTGGTCGGTGATTCTCTGGGCATGGTTCTGCAAGGCCGGACAGATACGTTGCCCGTCACGATTGAAGATATGGCCTACCATACGCGATGCGTCAAAGCAGGCAGCCCCAATTCACTGTTAATGGCTGATATGCCGTTCATGAGCTACGCGACGCCGGTTCAAGCGTGTGAAAATGCGGCTAAGCTCATGCAGGCGGGTGCAAACATGGTCAAAATTGAAGGCGGCCACTGGCTGGTAGAGACAGTTAAAATGCTGACTGAACGCGCGGTCCCCGTGTGCGCACATTTAGGTCTGACACCTCAATCGGTGAATATCTTCGGCGGTTATAAAATACAAGGACGAGAACAACAACAAGCCGAACAGATGTTACATGATGCATTGGCATTGCAAGAGGCCGGTGCACAAATCGTGTTACTCGAGTGTGTCCCTAGCAAGTTAGCCGCTCAGATTACCCAAGCACTCGAGGTTCCGGTCATCGGGATCGGTGCCGGTGCCGATACCGATGGTCAGGTACTGGTCATGCACGATATGCTTGGAATTTCGGCCAACTACATGCCTAAGTTCTCAAAAAACTTTTTAGCGGAAACTGGCGATATCCGTCAAGCGGTCGCCAAATACATGGAAGATGTGGAACATGGTATTTTTCCTGATGAAGAACACACCATTGCCTAA
- the panC gene encoding pantoate--beta-alanine ligase encodes MQTYTDISALKAQIKQYKRDGHSIGFVPTMGNLHEGHLTLVRKAKAMADVVIVSIFVNPMQFDKAEDLTNYPRTLDDDLAKLTQEGVELVFTPSTDIMYPEGLDSQTFVEVPGLSRILEGDSRPGHFRGVSTIVTKLFHIVQPDIACFGEKDYQQLALIRQMVIDLCFDIEIVGVPTIREADGLAMSSRNNLLTLDERQRAPVLARTMRWISSAIRGGRTDFDTIIEDAIDQLRAADLEPDEIFIRDARTLLPVTESSKQAVILMSAFMGKVRLIDNQVVELAREGKEANKNTSETENNESDS; translated from the coding sequence ATGCAGACTTACACTGATATCTCAGCGCTCAAAGCGCAGATTAAACAGTACAAGCGTGATGGCCATAGCATTGGTTTTGTCCCGACGATGGGAAATTTGCATGAAGGTCATTTAACGCTGGTACGTAAAGCCAAAGCAATGGCCGATGTGGTCATTGTCAGTATTTTCGTCAATCCGATGCAATTTGATAAAGCAGAAGATCTGACCAACTATCCACGGACGTTGGATGACGATCTGGCCAAATTGACTCAAGAGGGCGTTGAGCTGGTCTTCACGCCTTCGACCGACATCATGTATCCCGAAGGATTGGATAGCCAGACATTTGTCGAGGTTCCCGGACTCTCGCGTATCTTGGAAGGCGATTCACGCCCCGGTCATTTCCGTGGTGTCTCCACCATCGTGACCAAACTCTTTCATATCGTCCAGCCGGATATTGCCTGTTTTGGTGAGAAAGATTACCAACAACTTGCACTGATCCGTCAGATGGTGATTGATCTCTGTTTTGATATTGAGATAGTCGGTGTCCCGACAATCCGAGAAGCCGACGGTTTGGCGATGAGTTCACGCAATAATTTACTGACACTGGATGAACGTCAGCGCGCGCCGGTATTAGCCAGAACCATGCGCTGGATCAGTAGTGCGATTCGAGGCGGGCGGACGGACTTCGACACCATTATCGAAGATGCGATTGATCAGCTCAGAGCCGCTGATCTGGAACCGGATGAAATCTTTATTCGCGATGCCCGCACACTTCTGCCGGTAACAGAGAGCAGTAAACAGGCCGTGATCCTCATGTCAGCCTTTATGGGCAAAGTCCGCCTGATTGATAATCAGGTTGTCGAACTCGCCCGAGAAGGCAAAGAGGCGAATAAGAATACCAGCGAAACAGAGAACAACGAAAGCGATAGCTAA
- the folK gene encoding 2-amino-4-hydroxy-6-hydroxymethyldihydropteridine diphosphokinase: MITVYIAIGSNMAQPDQQARQAIQALQHLPESEFIQASQLYSSTPMGPTDQPDYINAVVEIKTHLKPLELLDHTQAIELDQGRVRKEERWGPRTLDLDILLYGHTVINSERLVIPHYGMKEREFVLYPLAEIAPHLILPDGTELNQLLQHVDQNGLTIWHAPADVS; this comes from the coding sequence ATGATCACGGTTTATATTGCGATCGGGAGTAATATGGCACAGCCGGACCAACAGGCCCGGCAAGCGATTCAGGCCTTACAACATCTGCCTGAATCGGAATTTATTCAAGCATCTCAACTGTATAGCAGCACGCCCATGGGGCCAACGGATCAACCGGACTATATCAATGCTGTCGTTGAGATCAAAACGCATTTAAAACCACTTGAATTATTAGATCATACCCAAGCCATTGAACTGGATCAGGGACGAGTGCGAAAAGAGGAACGTTGGGGGCCAAGAACCTTAGATCTCGATATTCTCTTATATGGTCATACAGTGATCAATTCTGAGCGACTGGTGATCCCCCACTATGGCATGAAAGAACGAGAGTTCGTGCTATATCCGCTTGCTGAAATCGCACCTCACTTAATTCTCCCGGATGGGACTGAGCTGAATCAACTTCTTCAACACGTTGATCAAAATGGACTCACGATTTGGCACGCACCTGCCGACGTCTCGTAA
- the pcnB gene encoding polynucleotide adenylyltransferase PcnB: protein MLMNKNDTTEQAHRVYPDLTLNILTRQEHKISRKQISESALKVLYRLQSSGYEAYLVGGGVRDLLLGESPKDFDITTNATPEQVRKLFRNCRLIGRRFRLAHVMFGREIVEVATFRGHHQENDRQKSSQSEAGMLLRDNVYGTIDEDAERRDFTVNAMYYNIADYTIHDYAGGIEDIEDRLIRLIGDPHTRYREDPVRMLRAVRFAVKLDFDIEEETAAPIEALAPLLQDIPSARLYEESLKMLQTGYGLETYHQMRQYNLFQQMFPMISAYFTDDHSSPTEKMLDLSLDSTDQRIEEGKRINPAFMFAAILWYPMIHLAETFMESKNLCYYDAVMEAGNKILDQLVKTIAIPRRHTATIRDIWQLQLRFSRRHGKRAFRLLDINKFRAGFDFLVMRGIVEEGETQELAQWWETFQNAGKNMRQAMVNDIGRINSKKAKARQRQAGQKKNKQEVS, encoded by the coding sequence ATGCTCATGAATAAAAACGATACTACAGAACAGGCTCATCGCGTATATCCGGATTTGACGCTAAATATCCTCACGCGACAAGAGCACAAAATCTCTCGCAAACAAATCAGCGAGAGTGCACTCAAAGTGCTTTACCGACTACAAAGTTCAGGCTATGAGGCCTATCTTGTCGGTGGCGGTGTCCGTGATCTTTTGCTGGGGGAATCCCCGAAAGATTTCGACATTACAACCAATGCGACGCCTGAACAGGTTCGTAAGCTGTTTCGCAACTGCCGTTTGATTGGCCGACGTTTTCGCCTTGCCCATGTAATGTTCGGGCGTGAAATTGTCGAGGTCGCCACATTCCGTGGTCATCATCAGGAGAACGACCGTCAGAAATCGAGTCAGTCGGAAGCCGGAATGCTACTGCGAGACAACGTCTACGGCACAATCGACGAAGATGCGGAACGGCGTGATTTCACCGTCAATGCCATGTATTACAACATCGCTGATTATACGATTCATGATTACGCCGGTGGCATTGAAGATATCGAAGACCGACTGATCCGTTTGATTGGCGATCCGCACACCCGTTACCGCGAAGATCCGGTACGGATGCTAAGAGCCGTTCGCTTTGCAGTCAAACTTGATTTCGATATCGAAGAAGAAACGGCAGCCCCTATCGAAGCATTGGCACCATTGTTACAAGACATTCCTTCAGCCCGACTCTATGAAGAGTCACTGAAAATGTTGCAAACCGGATATGGTCTGGAAACATACCATCAGATGCGGCAGTACAACTTGTTCCAGCAAATGTTCCCGATGATCTCTGCTTACTTTACCGATGATCACAGTTCACCGACGGAAAAGATGCTTGATCTGTCACTCGATTCAACCGATCAAAGAATCGAGGAAGGGAAAAGAATCAATCCGGCATTTATGTTTGCTGCGATTCTCTGGTATCCGATGATTCATTTGGCCGAAACATTTATGGAATCCAAAAACCTCTGTTACTACGATGCCGTGATGGAAGCGGGTAACAAAATATTGGATCAATTGGTCAAAACAATCGCCATCCCAAGACGCCATACCGCAACTATCCGTGATATCTGGCAGCTGCAACTGCGTTTCTCACGCCGTCATGGTAAACGGGCTTTCCGTTTATTGGATATCAATAAGTTCCGGGCAGGCTTTGACTTCTTAGTCATGAGAGGCATCGTCGAAGAGGGCGAAACGCAAGAACTCGCCCAGTGGTGGGAAACATTCCAAAATGCCGGGAAAAATATGCGTCAGGCGATGGTCAATGACATCGGCCGCATCAACTCCAAAAAAGCGAAAGCGCGCCAACGCCAAGCAGGACAGAAAAAAAATAAACAGGAAGTGTCATGA